Genomic DNA from Peribacillus simplex:
ATTACTCTTCATCCTTGGCCTCCAAGCTGCCGCCGGGGAGCATCTTTTCCGCAAAACCGCCGCTATGTACGGTGACGGCCTATAAATCCGGGAAGGTCCTTTTTCAAGGTAAGAATGCCGAACTAGAAGCGGTAAAATGGCAAAAAGGTTCCACTGCTGCCGCTCCAAAGAAAAAAACGGCATCCTCTGCATCAGTCAAGGCCCATCGATATTCGCCGCCTGCAAATATCGGAACGATGTCAGTGATCGGCTCCGATGAGGTCGGAACAGGAGACTATTTCGGCCCGATCACCGTCGTAGCCGTATATGCAAAAAAGGAGCAACTCTCACTATTGAAGGAGCTTGGTGTCCAAGATTCCAAAAATCTGAAAGATCCACAGATCATCGAAATTGCCAAACAGATTAAGGATGTCGTGCCATTCAGCCTGCTTACATGCGACAACCCGAAATATAATGCACTGCAGGCAAAGGGAATGTCACAAGGAAAAATGAAGGCACTCCTCCATAACCAAGCAATCAAGCATCTGATGCAAAAAATCCAGCCGGAACAAGCGGAAGCGGTTCTTATTGATCAATTCGCTCAACCAGAGGTATTTTTCAATTACCTCAAAGGCCAAGAACTATTCCAGGCTAATGCCACCTATCTATGCACAAAAGCGGAAGGCATTCATCTTGGCGTAGCAGCCGCATCCATCCTGGCCCGATATGCATTCGTCAAACGCTTTGACTTGCTGAGTGAAAAAGCCGGATTCAAAATCCCTAAAGGTGCAGGATTTGCAGTCGATGAAGCAGCCGCAAGATTAATTCATGAAAAAGGAATCGATTCATTACACGAATTCACGAAAACCCACTTCGCCAACACAGAAAAAGCGAAGCGACTATATCAACAGAAATATCATAAATAGAAGAAAGCGGCTGACCTTCCGGAACAGCCGCCTTTTTCTCGTGAGTTTGTGCGATTTACTCGTCAGTTTACGCCTTTTACTCGTAAATTTACGTTTTATCATGAGTTTACCGTTTACTCGTCAGTTTACGCCTTTTACTCGTCAGTTTACGCCTTTTACTCGTCAGTTTACGCCGTTTACTCGTAAGTTCACGTCATTTACTCGTAAATTTACGTTTTACTCGTGAGTTTACGTTATTTACTCGTAAATTTACGTTTTACTCGTAAGTTCACGTCATTTACTCGTAAATTTACGTTTTACTCGTGAGTTTACGCCGTTTACT
This window encodes:
- the rnhC gene encoding ribonuclease HIII gives rise to the protein MSHVVLLISPEQIKEMKSHYSSSLASKLPPGSIFSAKPPLCTVTAYKSGKVLFQGKNAELEAVKWQKGSTAAAPKKKTASSASVKAHRYSPPANIGTMSVIGSDEVGTGDYFGPITVVAVYAKKEQLSLLKELGVQDSKNLKDPQIIEIAKQIKDVVPFSLLTCDNPKYNALQAKGMSQGKMKALLHNQAIKHLMQKIQPEQAEAVLIDQFAQPEVFFNYLKGQELFQANATYLCTKAEGIHLGVAAASILARYAFVKRFDLLSEKAGFKIPKGAGFAVDEAAARLIHEKGIDSLHEFTKTHFANTEKAKRLYQQKYHK